In the genome of Phycisphaerae bacterium, one region contains:
- a CDS encoding glutamate synthase has protein sequence MAELVPAPLPDLINRMRLEYARQGEIFHLPQRKWWTPDPNGPNLSVTFHGQAAGTPVGPAAGPQTQMAQNLVLSWLAGSRILELKTVQINDRLKIGRPCIDATTIGYNIEWSQELRIAEALREYVAGAMLVHMLIHGGIIPDSPITSHATETIWDLSVGYDLAGISSAPVRSFIDQMKDARKEVERLRAEIPRDLSRLRDLDYPTHLSQSITLSTFHGCPAAEIEKICEFLLRDLDCDVVVKMNPPMLGKERLEHLLYDVMGYTELRVNQAAYTNGLQFQEGVELCGRLATLAASRKRGFGAKFSNTLEVENHRTFFTPDSKIQYLSGQPLHVITLMLADEFRKAVGPDSPFTFSAGVDRQNFANMIACGFCPVTTCTDLLRPGGYGRLPPYLTALAGEMRRVGARMIDEYVVLARQAGNTNDKLPMAKEIAAARNLSVIAEETQKDARYHAAANRKEPKRIDSHLDTFDCITCDKCLPVCPNAANFLYSCEPQRVTFTDLVVANGQLKAGEAHQIVVEKDAQIANFADFCNDCGNCDTFCPEYDGPFIKKPNFFGSFAAWSAFAGRDGFYIDVTGATPRMQGRIKGRTYLLEHEAGWGGYRFEDGEVCLFLRNADHSVERWFAFGPHDATGHVVDMRAYHTMRILLTSLLRTDRVHQVNISAGLC, from the coding sequence ATGGCCGAACTGGTCCCCGCACCCCTTCCTGATCTCATCAACCGCATGCGCCTGGAGTACGCGCGGCAGGGGGAGATTTTTCATCTGCCTCAGCGAAAATGGTGGACGCCAGACCCGAACGGGCCAAACCTTTCGGTGACATTTCACGGGCAGGCTGCGGGCACGCCGGTCGGGCCGGCGGCGGGGCCCCAGACGCAGATGGCCCAGAACCTCGTGCTCTCCTGGCTGGCGGGCTCGCGGATTCTCGAACTCAAGACGGTCCAGATCAACGACCGGCTGAAGATCGGCCGACCCTGCATCGACGCGACGACCATCGGCTACAACATCGAATGGTCGCAGGAGCTGCGGATCGCCGAGGCCCTGCGCGAGTACGTCGCCGGGGCGATGCTAGTCCACATGCTCATTCACGGCGGGATCATCCCCGATTCGCCGATCACGTCGCACGCGACCGAGACGATCTGGGATTTGAGCGTCGGGTACGACCTGGCGGGCATCTCGTCCGCGCCGGTGCGGTCATTTATCGATCAGATGAAGGATGCACGTAAGGAGGTCGAGCGACTGCGGGCCGAGATCCCGCGGGACTTGAGCCGATTGCGTGACTTGGACTACCCGACGCACCTGTCACAGAGTATCACGCTTTCCACGTTTCACGGCTGTCCGGCAGCAGAAATCGAGAAGATCTGCGAATTCCTCCTGCGCGATTTAGACTGCGATGTTGTAGTGAAGATGAACCCGCCGATGCTGGGCAAGGAGCGGCTGGAGCATCTGCTCTACGACGTGATGGGATACACCGAGCTGCGCGTGAACCAGGCGGCATACACGAATGGATTGCAATTTCAGGAAGGGGTCGAATTGTGCGGTCGGCTGGCGACGCTGGCGGCGTCTCGAAAGCGCGGATTCGGCGCAAAATTCTCCAATACGCTGGAGGTAGAGAACCACCGCACTTTTTTCACGCCGGACAGCAAGATTCAGTATCTTTCCGGCCAGCCGCTGCACGTCATTACGCTGATGCTTGCCGATGAGTTTCGCAAGGCGGTGGGGCCGGACTCGCCGTTTACGTTTAGTGCGGGAGTCGACCGCCAAAACTTCGCGAACATGATTGCCTGTGGGTTCTGTCCGGTTACGACTTGTACGGATTTGTTGAGGCCCGGTGGTTATGGCCGCTTGCCGCCGTATTTGACGGCGCTGGCGGGGGAGATGCGGCGCGTCGGAGCGAGAATGATCGATGAGTATGTCGTGCTTGCACGGCAAGCGGGAAATACGAATGACAAATTACCAATGGCGAAAGAAATCGCGGCAGCGCGAAATCTTTCGGTGATCGCGGAGGAGACGCAGAAGGATGCGCGGTACCACGCGGCGGCAAACCGCAAGGAGCCCAAGCGGATCGATTCGCACCTCGACACGTTCGACTGCATCACATGCGACAAGTGCCTGCCGGTCTGCCCGAACGCGGCAAACTTTCTGTATTCGTGCGAGCCGCAGCGGGTGACGTTCACCGACCTCGTCGTAGCGAACGGTCAGCTGAAGGCGGGAGAAGCGCATCAAATCGTCGTGGAAAAAGACGCCCAAATCGCGAACTTCGCCGACTTCTGCAACGACTGCGGCAACTGCGACACCTTCTGCCCGGAGTACGACGGGCCGTTTATCAAGAAGCCGAACTTCTTCGGCAGCTTCGCGGCATGGTCCGCGTTTGCCGGGCGGGACGGGTTCTACATCGACGTGACGGGTGCGACCCCGCGAATGCAGGGGCGGATTAAGGGACGGACATACTTGTTGGAGCACGAGGCCGGGTGGGGGGGCTACAGATTCGAGGACGGTGAAGTCTGCCTATTTCTACGTAATGCGGACCACTCCGTTGAACGATGGTTCGCGTTCGGCCCACACGACGCGACGGGGCATGTTGTTGACATGAGGGCGTACCACACGATGCGGATACTGCTGACATCGCTTCTGCGGACCGATCGTGTTCATCAGGTCAACATTAGTGCCGGGCTGTGCTGA
- the nth gene encoding endonuclease III: MSKKKVRFKPTRAAKKKRPAFRESPDNRIRRAKSILKLLHELYPDAECALDRKSALELLVATVLSAQCTDVRVNMVTPEVFKLYKTARDFANAKPAELEQLIKSTGFFRNKTKSLIGAGKTIVERFGGEVPGTMAELLEIPGVARKTANVILGTWFKKNEGVVVDTHIGRLAHRLRLTWRSRDDKDAVKIEQDLMEIIPREDWTFIGHALIFHGRQVCSARSPACDRCKLAPHCPSAFTFGPKSL, encoded by the coding sequence ATGTCTAAGAAAAAAGTCCGATTCAAGCCAACGCGGGCGGCCAAAAAGAAGCGTCCGGCATTCCGGGAGTCCCCCGACAATCGGATACGGCGTGCAAAGTCGATCCTGAAGTTGTTGCATGAGCTCTATCCCGATGCCGAGTGCGCCCTGGATCGCAAATCGGCGCTCGAGCTGCTCGTGGCGACGGTCCTCTCCGCCCAATGTACGGACGTACGCGTCAACATGGTGACGCCGGAAGTCTTCAAGCTCTACAAGACGGCCCGCGACTTCGCAAACGCGAAGCCCGCCGAGCTGGAGCAGCTCATCAAATCGACGGGCTTTTTTCGCAACAAGACCAAGAGCCTGATCGGCGCGGGCAAGACCATCGTGGAGCGATTCGGCGGCGAGGTTCCCGGTACAATGGCTGAACTCCTTGAGATCCCGGGCGTCGCCCGCAAGACCGCCAACGTCATCCTCGGCACGTGGTTCAAGAAGAACGAAGGTGTCGTTGTGGATACGCACATCGGGAGGCTGGCGCACCGGCTCAGGCTTACATGGCGATCCCGCGACGACAAGGACGCCGTCAAGATCGAGCAGGACCTGATGGAGATCATCCCGCGCGAGGATTGGACCTTCATCGGTCACGCGCTCATTTTCCACGGCCGCCAGGTGTGTTCCGCCCGAAGCCCCGCCTGCGACAGGTGCAAGCTCGCTCCGCACTGCCCGTCGGCGTTCACATTTGGTCCGAAGTCATTATAA
- a CDS encoding DUF4149 domain-containing protein, which produces MNVIRALAHTAAGIWLGGIIVIAIVAQTTFSEMRNSGVERPNAVAGQVMARNFGRFNVVQISCAAALLLWQGAALAHRRQGPRDWFRISLIVLATGLLAYHVALLTPKIVDFQPLLARPDAEEAIRAAFQEFHRTAVRVSQALLVVVAAITIEMALPLARRA; this is translated from the coding sequence ATGAATGTAATTCGGGCCCTGGCGCATACGGCAGCGGGCATCTGGCTCGGCGGGATCATTGTGATCGCCATTGTCGCGCAGACCACGTTCAGCGAAATGCGCAACAGCGGCGTGGAGAGGCCGAACGCCGTCGCAGGCCAGGTCATGGCCCGCAACTTCGGCCGATTTAACGTCGTCCAGATTAGTTGTGCCGCGGCACTGCTTCTTTGGCAGGGCGCCGCGCTGGCGCATCGCCGCCAAGGGCCCCGCGACTGGTTTCGCATTTCGCTGATCGTCTTGGCGACGGGACTTCTGGCGTACCACGTCGCCCTATTGACGCCGAAGATTGTTGATTTCCAGCCGCTCCTGGCGCGGCCTGACGCGGAGGAAGCCATTCGAGCCGCGTTTCAGGAATTCCATCGGACCGCCGTGCGGGTTTCACAAGCGCTGCTCGTCGTCGTCGCGGCCATTACCATCGAAATGGCGTTACCTCTGGCGCGCCGGGCCTGA
- a CDS encoding molybdenum cofactor biosynthesis protein MoaE, translating into MAKITIRFFGPAIEMAGKDSMTLDVEAGATVGLLAGRLAEMFPGLGKALGIRLAVNRAYVALDHVLNDGDEIAVIPPVSGGAPEPSAFLTREVIEPAPHLARLSRNESGAMATFMGTVRAEAEEYRRLVGLEYAAYETMAAEQLEGVRQRALKSFAILDAIIVHRLGRLELGETSILVVVSAAHRADAFDACRWIVDTVKTDVPIWKKNLWTDGKAEWVDPTGS; encoded by the coding sequence ATGGCAAAGATCACCATCAGATTCTTCGGCCCCGCGATCGAAATGGCCGGGAAGGACTCGATGACGCTGGACGTCGAGGCCGGCGCTACCGTCGGATTGTTGGCGGGGCGGCTGGCGGAAATGTTTCCCGGACTGGGCAAGGCGCTAGGGATTCGATTGGCAGTGAACCGGGCGTATGTCGCACTGGATCATGTTCTGAACGACGGAGACGAAATTGCCGTGATTCCGCCCGTTTCCGGCGGGGCGCCGGAGCCCAGCGCGTTTCTTACTCGCGAGGTCATTGAACCGGCGCCGCATCTCGCTCGGCTCAGTCGCAACGAATCGGGGGCGATGGCGACGTTCATGGGGACGGTTCGCGCCGAGGCCGAAGAGTATCGACGTCTCGTCGGCCTAGAATATGCGGCGTACGAGACCATGGCCGCCGAGCAATTGGAAGGCGTCCGGCAACGGGCGCTCAAGAGCTTTGCGATTCTCGATGCGATCATCGTGCATCGACTGGGGCGGCTGGAACTGGGCGAGACGTCGATCCTGGTGGTCGTTTCCGCGGCACACCGCGCGGACGCCTTCGACGCCTGCCGCTGGATCGTCGATACCGTCAAGACCGACGTGCCTATCTGGAAAAAGAACCTCTGGACGGACGGGAAGGCTGAATGGGTGGATCCCACAGGATCATGA
- a CDS encoding phosphotransferase, giving the protein MSMKAPREQFVAAELAIVLSHYDLGIVTDIVEFPKGSHAAAKVVVTTTKGRFLLKRRPRGKEDPYRVAFAHALQNFLAHKHFPLPHLIGTRENNNSMLKIEDSIYEVFEFIEGVHYDGGLVPTYEAGKTLGLYHKLIQDYHPEYDPPPGHYHDAKGVHEAFDRMAPILEKLPSATGREREVAHVVATVRKAYASAARAVNELGLAGWQTQIVHSDWHPGNMIFDRGHVAAVIDYDAARVAARVVDIANGCLQFSMVTGGRDVTAWEDRTDTARSRRFLRGYDEMNVVSQAELAAVPFLMQEALIAQTVPRIMKSGTFAGLDGFLFLQTVIRKIEWLQANRAELELENRES; this is encoded by the coding sequence ATGTCGATGAAGGCGCCGCGGGAACAATTCGTCGCCGCCGAGTTGGCGATCGTCCTCAGCCACTATGATCTCGGTATCGTCACCGATATCGTCGAATTCCCCAAAGGCTCACACGCCGCGGCCAAAGTCGTCGTCACGACAACCAAAGGACGATTCCTTCTCAAGCGCCGCCCACGTGGGAAGGAGGACCCTTACCGGGTCGCTTTCGCCCACGCCCTGCAGAACTTCCTCGCCCACAAGCATTTCCCCCTCCCGCACTTGATCGGGACCAGGGAAAACAACAACTCGATGCTCAAGATCGAGGATTCCATCTACGAGGTTTTCGAGTTTATCGAAGGCGTCCACTACGACGGAGGGCTTGTTCCCACCTACGAAGCGGGCAAGACCCTCGGTCTTTACCACAAGCTGATTCAGGACTACCACCCGGAGTACGACCCGCCACCCGGCCATTATCACGACGCCAAGGGTGTCCACGAGGCTTTCGATCGAATGGCGCCGATCCTCGAAAAACTACCTTCCGCCACGGGACGCGAGCGTGAAGTGGCTCATGTCGTTGCGACCGTTCGAAAGGCCTACGCGTCAGCCGCACGGGCGGTCAATGAACTCGGCCTCGCTGGCTGGCAAACGCAGATTGTCCACTCCGATTGGCACCCGGGAAACATGATCTTCGATCGCGGACACGTCGCGGCGGTCATCGACTACGATGCCGCGCGGGTCGCGGCGCGGGTGGTCGATATCGCCAACGGCTGTCTCCAGTTTTCGATGGTCACCGGCGGGCGCGACGTCACTGCGTGGGAAGACCGAACCGACACCGCCCGCTCCCGGCGATTTCTTCGCGGGTACGATGAGATGAATGTCGTCTCGCAGGCGGAACTCGCCGCCGTGCCGTTCCTCATGCAGGAGGCGCTGATCGCCCAGACGGTGCCGCGGATCATGAAATCGGGAACTTTCGCCGGACTGGACGGATTCTTGTTTCTCCAGACGGTCATACGAAAAATAGAATGGCTGCAAGCCAACCGAGCCGAGCTTGAATTGGAGAACCGGGAGTCTTGA
- the mtnP gene encoding S-methyl-5'-thioadenosine phosphorylase: MMIGLIGGSGLGHALLQEVKGQERRFSTPFGEPSSAIIMADWEGAKIAFLPRHGPGHTIPPTAVPYRANIYALKSVGVTHIIASGATGSLREEIRPRDLVVVDQVIDKTTQRASSFFDEQGIAAHAEFSEPFCPTLRKALLAAGEALELTIHDGGTYVCMEGPAFSTVAESRMHRSWGGDLIGMTCMPEAKLAREAEICYAMLALPTDYDCWRPHEPGVDKRALLAEILHNMEAATENSIRLIRSAVRSLVSIPPPACACQSALELAIWTAKKQASPAAISRLGPIVARYFAT, from the coding sequence ATGATGATCGGCTTAATCGGCGGCTCCGGCCTCGGACACGCCCTCTTGCAGGAAGTGAAGGGGCAGGAGCGGAGGTTCAGCACTCCCTTCGGCGAGCCCAGTTCGGCGATCATCATGGCGGATTGGGAGGGAGCGAAGATCGCATTCCTCCCGCGGCACGGTCCCGGCCACACCATCCCGCCGACGGCGGTGCCGTATCGCGCCAATATCTATGCCCTCAAGTCCGTCGGCGTGACGCACATCATCGCCAGCGGGGCAACGGGGAGTCTCCGCGAGGAGATTCGCCCGCGCGACCTGGTCGTCGTCGATCAGGTGATCGACAAGACCACGCAAAGGGCGTCGTCCTTTTTCGACGAACAGGGCATCGCGGCGCACGCAGAGTTTTCCGAGCCGTTTTGCCCGACCTTGCGGAAGGCGCTGTTGGCGGCGGGCGAGGCGCTGGAACTTACCATCCACGACGGCGGCACCTATGTCTGCATGGAGGGACCGGCGTTCTCGACGGTCGCCGAAAGCCGGATGCACCGATCGTGGGGCGGCGATCTGATCGGGATGACCTGCATGCCGGAGGCCAAGTTGGCCCGCGAAGCGGAGATCTGTTACGCGATGCTGGCCCTGCCGACGGACTACGATTGCTGGCGGCCGCACGAGCCCGGCGTTGACAAGCGGGCGCTGCTTGCCGAGATCCTCCACAACATGGAGGCGGCCACGGAGAACTCCATCCGGCTCATCCGCTCCGCCGTGCGCTCCCTCGTCAGCATTCCCCCGCCGGCCTGCGCCTGCCAATCGGCGTTGGAACTGGCGATCTGGACGGCCAAAAAACAGGCCTCGCCCGCCGCCATCTCGCGACTGGGGCCGATCGTGGCGCGGTATTTTGCTACATGA
- a CDS encoding phosphatidylglycerophosphatase A, whose translation MNDTPRNATVRSPANRLFHFVGTLAYLGYVPFASGTVSVALVGIPVYWVLVGFFEIGTPAFIVVTAALTAIAVWIAGRTDLFLGEKDSKKNVIDEIPGYWIALIGLPATWQIITAAFFLERAIDIAKVWPANWIERKLPGGWGVVFDDVVAGLYALAILHGAVRFLPGWFG comes from the coding sequence ATGAACGATACCCCTCGGAATGCAACGGTGCGCTCACCGGCTAACCGGTTGTTTCACTTTGTGGGCACCCTGGCTTACCTCGGCTATGTGCCGTTCGCGTCCGGGACCGTCTCCGTGGCGCTCGTGGGCATTCCCGTTTACTGGGTTCTCGTGGGTTTTTTCGAAATAGGCACGCCGGCGTTTATAGTCGTGACCGCGGCGCTGACGGCCATCGCTGTTTGGATAGCGGGACGAACGGATCTCTTTTTGGGAGAGAAGGACAGCAAGAAAAACGTCATCGACGAGATCCCCGGCTATTGGATCGCGCTCATCGGCCTGCCGGCGACGTGGCAGATCATCACGGCGGCGTTTTTTCTGGAGCGGGCGATTGACATCGCCAAGGTCTGGCCGGCCAATTGGATTGAGCGGAAGCTTCCGGGCGGTTGGGGGGTTGTTTTCGATGACGTAGTGGCGGGCCTTTATGCGCTGGCCATCCTGCACGGGGCCGTTCGGTTCCTTCCCGGATGGTTCGGATAA
- a CDS encoding DUF2617 family protein: MPKDSQLELGLTKQRSTDLNFYLYRRALHPELFHIYLDKHIKYGNFQADIWIIGLSHLVTVQSNGTMVTELTAMPSELLTDRNLVTQFRFRGERDFQYRFSDNMRYIFSSQVEEMTEHIFRTTYRDLVRYAKQKGLYVPYSQWATNGLEPFSFIDFETRHTELHVHAYHAFPGEWRILRTQSIFETAPAGRK, from the coding sequence GTGCCGAAGGATTCTCAGTTGGAACTTGGACTTACCAAACAGCGCAGCACCGATCTGAATTTCTACCTCTATCGCCGCGCGCTGCACCCGGAACTTTTCCACATCTATCTCGATAAGCATATTAAATACGGAAACTTCCAAGCGGACATCTGGATCATCGGCCTCTCCCACCTTGTGACCGTCCAAAGCAACGGAACGATGGTGACCGAGCTGACGGCGATGCCCAGCGAACTCCTGACCGACCGCAACCTGGTGACGCAATTCCGCTTCCGCGGCGAGCGCGATTTCCAGTATCGCTTCAGCGACAACATGCGCTACATCTTCAGCAGCCAGGTCGAGGAGATGACCGAGCACATTTTCCGGACGACCTACCGCGACCTCGTTCGCTACGCGAAGCAGAAGGGTCTGTACGTCCCCTACAGCCAGTGGGCGACGAACGGTCTGGAGCCGTTCTCCTTCATCGACTTCGAGACGCGGCACACGGAGCTGCACGTCCACGCGTATCACGCCTTCCCCGGCGAGTGGCGCATCCTGCGGACGCAGTCCATCTTCGAGACAGCGCCGGCGGGTCGCAAGTAA
- the nadA gene encoding quinolinate synthase NadA: MEARLEFGATPPEIDVLYQPPLPPKYAAMSEEEFGDRIRAHKALFGNRLVILGHHYQQDDVIEFSDFTGDSLKLSQLAAEQKDAEFVVFCGVHFMAESADILTADRVKVILPDLTAGCSMADMAGIDQVEEAWDFLTDAADGATIVPITYVNSSAAVKAFVGGHDGACCTSSNARRVLQWALEGEDPARPSGRRKVIFLPDQHLGRNTAYAMGWPLDAMVVYDPKQPTGGLLPEGVRRASVILWKGHCSVHQLFTAKQVDEIRAIDPAYRVIVHPECDWSVVQKADLAGSTEYIIKTIEAAPPGSKWAVGTEVHLVHRLAKRFEGVKHIRLLSGIQCLCTTMYRIDRKHLLWVLDELAAGRVANQIRVDPETRSLARIALDRMLALVGTGETKSTGPAPAAALAGVVD; the protein is encoded by the coding sequence GTGGAAGCTCGGCTAGAATTCGGAGCCACCCCTCCGGAGATTGACGTGCTTTACCAGCCCCCCTTGCCTCCGAAATACGCAGCCATGAGCGAAGAGGAGTTCGGGGACCGTATCCGCGCCCATAAAGCCTTATTCGGCAATCGCTTAGTCATCCTCGGACACCACTATCAGCAGGATGATGTCATCGAATTTTCCGACTTCACCGGCGACAGCCTAAAGCTCTCGCAACTGGCGGCGGAGCAGAAGGATGCCGAGTTCGTGGTCTTCTGCGGCGTCCACTTCATGGCCGAGTCGGCCGACATCCTGACGGCTGATCGCGTCAAGGTGATCCTGCCCGACCTGACCGCCGGGTGCAGCATGGCCGACATGGCGGGGATCGACCAGGTTGAGGAAGCCTGGGACTTCCTGACCGACGCTGCCGATGGAGCGACGATCGTCCCGATCACCTACGTCAACTCGTCGGCCGCCGTGAAGGCCTTCGTGGGGGGGCACGACGGGGCCTGCTGCACCAGCTCCAACGCCCGGCGGGTTCTGCAGTGGGCCCTCGAGGGTGAAGACCCGGCCCGACCGAGCGGTCGGCGGAAGGTGATCTTCCTGCCCGACCAACACCTCGGCCGCAACACGGCCTACGCGATGGGCTGGCCGCTGGATGCAATGGTCGTGTACGACCCCAAACAGCCGACCGGCGGTCTGTTGCCCGAAGGGGTCCGCCGCGCGAGCGTCATCCTCTGGAAGGGCCATTGCAGCGTCCATCAACTCTTCACTGCGAAACAGGTCGATGAAATCCGCGCGATCGATCCGGCGTACCGCGTCATCGTGCATCCCGAGTGCGACTGGTCGGTCGTGCAGAAGGCCGACCTCGCCGGGAGCACGGAGTACATCATCAAGACGATCGAGGCCGCGCCGCCGGGCAGCAAGTGGGCCGTCGGGACGGAGGTGCACCTGGTGCATCGGCTGGCGAAACGCTTCGAAGGCGTCAAGCACATCCGGCTCCTCTCCGGCATCCAATGCCTCTGCACGACGATGTACCGCATCGACCGCAAGCACCTGCTCTGGGTGCTGGACGAACTCGCCGCCGGTCGCGTGGCGAACCAGATCCGCGTCGACCCCGAGACGCGGTCGCTGGCGCGGATCGCGCTGGACCGGATGCTCGCCCTGGTGGGGACAGGCGAGACCAAGTCGACCGGCCCCGCCCCGGCAGCCGCGCTCGCGGGCGTGGTCGATTAG
- a CDS encoding AAA family ATPase: MSSCLKSITIRGFKSIQKLDRFDLSDLNVLIGANGAGKSNLVDFFRMLRAMADEGFQKFVNQQGGGDGFFFLGPQQTRQISSRLEFGSNVYEFDLEPTADGSIQIADERVQYTGGYGLGMLRSIGKGLRESNLRTRKNDPARMGQGQGVPGYVYDAVSSWTVYHFHDTGLLAPMRREQSAGDFEQLRPDASNIAAFLWKLRHEHKQSYELVRDTVRLIAPFFDDFLFRSREKAGDEKLKLEWRQKGSDYPFQPSNLSDGTIRFICLATALLQPTPPSAVVIDEPELGLHPFAITLIAELIQSAAAKTQVLISTQSPTLLDHFQPKDIVVVNRDGGSSTFDRLDETELTEWLREYSVGELWQKNVVRGGPSHE; encoded by the coding sequence ATGAGTAGTTGCCTTAAGTCGATAACCATTCGGGGGTTCAAATCGATCCAGAAACTCGATCGATTTGACCTTTCCGATCTAAACGTCCTGATCGGGGCTAACGGTGCAGGCAAAAGCAATCTCGTTGATTTCTTCCGGATGCTACGGGCGATGGCGGATGAGGGCTTTCAAAAATTCGTGAACCAGCAGGGAGGTGGAGACGGCTTTTTCTTTCTGGGTCCACAGCAAACTCGTCAGATTTCATCGCGGTTGGAGTTTGGATCTAATGTATATGAGTTTGACCTCGAGCCAACTGCGGACGGTAGTATTCAAATCGCTGACGAACGAGTGCAGTACACTGGGGGCTACGGTCTTGGGATGCTTCGTTCAATAGGGAAGGGCCTACGCGAATCAAACCTCCGGACAAGAAAAAATGATCCCGCGCGCATGGGCCAAGGGCAAGGCGTGCCAGGATACGTTTACGATGCCGTTTCAAGCTGGACGGTCTATCATTTTCACGATACTGGTCTCCTCGCGCCTATGCGACGAGAGCAATCTGCGGGTGACTTTGAACAACTTCGGCCTGACGCGTCAAACATCGCCGCATTCCTCTGGAAGTTACGACACGAGCACAAGCAAAGCTACGAGCTAGTTCGGGATACCGTTCGGCTAATCGCTCCGTTTTTCGATGATTTTCTGTTTCGCTCGCGCGAGAAAGCTGGCGACGAAAAACTCAAACTGGAATGGCGGCAAAAGGGTAGCGATTATCCTTTTCAGCCGTCCAATCTATCTGACGGGACAATTCGCTTTATTTGTTTGGCGACCGCATTGCTGCAGCCAACGCCTCCCTCGGCCGTGGTTATCGATGAGCCTGAACTGGGCTTGCATCCCTTTGCAATTACATTGATCGCCGAACTCATTCAGTCGGCAGCGGCGAAGACTCAGGTACTCATCTCGACCCAATCGCCGACGCTCTTGGACCACTTTCAACCTAAGGACATAGTTGTGGTGAATCGCGATGGAGGTAGTTCTACCTTCGATCGCCTTGATGAGACAGAACTTACTGAGTGGCTTCGAGAATATTCCGTCGGCGAACTTTGGCAGAAGAACGTAGTTCGTGGGGGACCGAGCCATGAGTGA
- a CDS encoding DUF4276 family protein: MSEGPPETLNTEEQEGVEPNSLRRGRSRGVEIVAIVEGQTEQTFVRDQLAEHLGSFGFAIWAILSGKTQRQGGVKKWDSARNDIIRPLRAGRFCTTMFDYYAMPSDWPGRREASKLAWAKRAAYVEAMMAEDIGETIGVSFNPSQFIPYVQLHEFEALLFSDTGVLAAAATAISPITETYYRKQFDAIITAAGHPEAIDDGFETCPSRRIKGIVAGFRKGLHSPIVARRIGLDRLVSDCSHFGSWIKKLESLALTPK, translated from the coding sequence ATGAGTGAAGGTCCCCCAGAAACACTCAACACCGAAGAACAGGAGGGTGTTGAGCCGAATTCACTACGTCGGGGCCGTAGTCGAGGTGTTGAAATTGTTGCCATTGTAGAGGGCCAAACTGAACAGACATTTGTACGCGATCAACTTGCCGAACATTTGGGAAGCTTCGGATTCGCTATCTGGGCGATCCTGTCGGGTAAGACGCAAAGACAGGGCGGCGTAAAGAAATGGGATTCTGCTAGGAATGATATCATCCGGCCACTGAGGGCAGGACGCTTTTGCACTACGATGTTCGACTATTACGCGATGCCTTCTGATTGGCCTGGGCGACGCGAAGCCTCCAAACTAGCTTGGGCCAAGCGAGCGGCCTATGTCGAGGCTATGATGGCTGAGGACATCGGCGAAACTATCGGCGTTTCGTTTAATCCATCGCAGTTCATTCCGTATGTCCAGCTTCATGAATTTGAGGCGCTACTTTTTTCAGATACGGGAGTACTTGCTGCTGCCGCAACCGCCATATCGCCCATTACTGAGACGTACTATCGGAAGCAGTTTGACGCAATCATCACCGCCGCAGGCCATCCCGAGGCCATCGATGATGGGTTTGAAACCTGTCCGTCACGACGGATCAAGGGCATCGTGGCTGGCTTTCGCAAAGGGTTACACAGCCCGATCGTTGCTCGGCGAATTGGGCTTGATAGACTTGTGTCGGACTGTTCTCATTTTGGTTCGTGGATAAAGAAGCTTGAATCGTTGGCGCTAACGCCGAAGTAG
- a CDS encoding PilZ domain-containing protein: MNPTAEMIPTSRDEWSKVVSTASLAEMEPKVRRSTRRYSCDGEIKVSGEFDDEPFRETWNLLQVSMTGISARAPREIPDATKVTIRWQWGRQEILLRGRVMHSTQTVGGYKVGVRLDFPDA, translated from the coding sequence ATGAATCCGACCGCTGAAATGATACCGACCTCCCGCGACGAATGGTCGAAGGTCGTCTCCACTGCCAGCCTTGCGGAAATGGAGCCCAAGGTTCGCCGGAGCACGCGCCGGTATTCCTGTGACGGGGAGATAAAAGTCAGCGGCGAATTCGACGATGAGCCGTTCCGAGAGACGTGGAACCTGTTACAGGTCTCGATGACCGGGATCAGCGCTCGCGCACCTCGCGAGATTCCAGATGCGACGAAAGTCACAATCCGGTGGCAGTGGGGACGTCAGGAGATTCTTCTGCGCGGCCGCGTCATGCACAGCACGCAAACGGTAGGGGGCTATAAAGTAGGCGTCCGGTTGGACTTTCCGGACGCGTAG